The window GAAGTAAGGTCGCGATAGCAACAGACTTAGGTTATATTGACAACACTGTTAGAGAAGCTTTTAAAGATGTAGATGTGATTGTAGTTGAGTGTAATTATGATTATCATAAATTAATGGAGTGTTCATATCCTTGGGACTTGAAAGCTCGTGTTAAAAGTAGAAATGGACATCTTTCAAATAATGATTGTGCTAGATTTTTATGTGAAATCTATCATGAGAAATTGAAAAAAATATATTTAGCACATATGAGTAAGGACAGTAATGACCCTAAAATAGCACTAGATGCAGTTATGGATGAACTTAATAGAAATAATATAGAAGTGTCTGTAGAGATTGCACAACAAGATATATGTACAAAGATAATCAAGTTTTAGGAGGACTTTATGGAAGAGATAGAGAGATTATTAGAGGAGTTAAAGTTTGAAGTTGGAGGCACGGATGCTTTAAAAAATACAAAGGAAAAAATAATATTAGGAACAGGAAATTTTGCTGGAAATATTATGTTTATTGGAGATGATTCTAGTTTATATATAGATGAAAATTTAAAAGTGAAGCCAGGTTCGAGTGGAGAGTTTTTAATTAAGTTATGTGATATTGTAGGACTTTCTCCAGATGAATACTATATTACAACATTAACAAAATCAGAGAAAAATTACCGTGAGTTAGAAGAGAAGGATAAAAGAGATTTAAAAGAGTATTTGATGATGCAAATCTCTCTTATGAATCCTAAA of the Cetobacterium sp. ZOR0034 genome contains:
- a CDS encoding uracil-DNA glycosylase family protein, coding for MEEIERLLEELKFEVGGTDALKNTKEKIILGTGNFAGNIMFIGDDSSLYIDENLKVKPGSSGEFLIKLCDIVGLSPDEYYITTLTKSEKNYRELEEKDKRDLKEYLMMQISLMNPKIVVALGQDVAELLLDREFKFLQEKGAVFNWKGDIKLLVTYDANFAKKSRDDGGKRAKVAVEFWGDLKTVKNSIEEI